Part of the Sulfuricella denitrificans skB26 genome is shown below.
GCTCAGTAACCCATCATGCCGCTGCCAAAGCCACGGCGCATTTTGGCTTTCTGCTCTTTGGTCAACACGGTGGCCGCCTTGTTCTCCGCATCGATGCGCGCCTCCATTGCATGCCGTTGCAGGTCAGCAAGTTTGCTGAATGCCTTGCCGATCGCCACCGGGTCGCGTTTCTCCACGTCAAACAAATCACTCATTTTTTCCTGCTCGTCCCACATCTGGCGCATGAGCGCGCGCTGCGTCTTCCTCAACTCGGTTTGAATCTTCTCCAGTTGGGCGGTCTGCGCATCGCTCAAGTCAAGCATCGCCATCGGCCCCATCCTGCCTGCCCATCCACCATGCTCCATGCCATAGCCCTGTCCCATGCCACCGCCCATCATTCCCGATCCCATCATCATTCCATTGCCAGGGCCACCCATACCACCCATCATGCCAGGACCCATGCCATAACCCTGTCCCATGCCGCCGCTCATCATGCCTGGCCCCATTCCCCCGCCCATCATTCCCATGGGACAACCACCGTTTTTGCCCATATTTCCACTAGGTCCATTGCCCGGCATTGTGGCAGGCGCACCGCTTCCCTGTGCCTGGCCTTGCATCATCATTTGTTGATTAGGCATCGTAGCCTCATCTGCCGAAGCAGGCGCTACTGTTCCTCCCAATGCAACGGCAATGAGGGAAGATGAAAATAAGGTTTTCATGGATTTGTTCATTTGGAACTCCTTTATTCTTACTGTTAAAAAAACGACTGAAATTTACTGTGCGCCATCAAAAAAAACCGCGCCTAATCTTTGACACCTGTACGTCACTTGATTACCGCAATCTGGTGTCCTTCGCCCCCCGGCAACTGGATCGTGTCGGTAACGGTAAATGTCTTCTGGTCCACCACCCAGATCTTTGGGGCCTTGCTGCTGGAGACATACACTTTTCCGGTTCCAGGGATTTTGTCGAGGTGGTAAGGCTCAGGGGAAAGGGTGAGAA
Proteins encoded:
- a CDS encoding Spy/CpxP family protein refolding chaperone — its product is MPNQQMMMQGQAQGSGAPATMPGNGPSGNMGKNGGCPMGMMGGGMGPGMMSGGMGQGYGMGPGMMGGMGGPGNGMMMGSGMMGGGMGQGYGMEHGGWAGRMGPMAMLDLSDAQTAQLEKIQTELRKTQRALMRQMWDEQEKMSDLFDVEKRDPVAIGKAFSKLADLQRHAMEARIDAENKAATVLTKEQKAKMRRGFGSGMMGY